GTGGATTAGTCGAATCGGCGGCAATGCAATGCAGGATTACCGGGACTTTTTCAATGTGTTTTAAAAACCTATCCCCCAGCCCCTTGCCTCTACTCGCTCCCTCAATTAGTCCCGGAATATCTGCAATAATTTTTCCGTTCACGGCTCCGAGGTTTGGTTCTAAAGTAGTGAAGGGGTAATCGCCAACCGGCGCGTTGGCGTTGGTTAACGCGTTGAGAAGCGAACTTTTGCCGGCATTGGGCAAACCTACCAGCCCGAAATCGGCGATCAGTTTCAAAGTTAGTTTTAACCGCCGTTTTTGTCCCGGCAAACCCGGCTGAGCTTTAGTTGGGGTCGTCATACGGGCGTTGGCCCGGTCAGCATTCCCCAAACCCCCCGCGCCTCCTTTACAAATTAACACTCTGGTATTGGGATTATCCAGACTAAACAATTCTTCTGTCTCTAAATCAAACAGGTCCGTACCTATTGGTGCCAGGAGAGTTAGATCCAAGGCATTATGGCCGGATTTGCGGTTTGACCCGCCCGGTTCTCCGTCCGAAGCGGCGAATTTTTTCTTGCTGGCATAACGGTTTAGAGCGGTCAGGTCGGTTGTACTCTCAAAATATAAATCTCCCCCATCGCCGCCATTGCCGCCGTCAGGCCCCCGGCCTTTTTTAAAAAACGATGCTTTGCCGGCTCCGCCATGCCCGCCGGAAACTTCGATTTCCGCTTCATCTATAAGCATAGCTGTATTTTAAACGCCAGGCGTCTGTTTGCATAGTTATATATAATGTATGCATATGATGTGGGGTTATGGTTACGGTCCTTATATGGGTTATGGCTTTCTACCAATCATTGGCTGGGTTTTTTCCTGGATATTTTTTATCGTGGTTATTGTTCTGGCCATTCGCTTCTTTCGCGGCGGACGCTGGCACGATCATGACCGATCGGCGGAAATTCTTCGCGAACGCTATGCCAAAGGCGAAATTTCCAAGAAAGAGTTCGAGGAAATGAAAAAGGATCTCCAGTAATGCTAAAATACCACTATGCCGAAGTGGCTCAGTGGTAGAGCGGCTCTTTCGTAAAGAGTAGGTCGTGAGTCCGATTCTCACCTTCGGCTCATGGTGGTAGAATAACTATGATGCGATCGCCATACAGCCGGCTGCAACAGCGCTATACTAAACAAACTCAGCAGCGCCTGATCCTTTCTCTGATTGGTTCGATAATTTTGGTCGTTATTTTGGTAATTTATGGTCTGCCGGCTCTTTTTAATTTAACCGGCACTATCAGTAGTTTTCGCCGGGGTAATTCTGCAACCGTTTCCTCTGATAACACCGTCGCTCCAACTACCCCAGAACTTTCCCAGGACCTGACGGCGACATCTTCGGCCCACACCAAGGTTCACGGCGTTGCCGATCCGAACATCACCGTGGAAATTTTCCAAAACGGACGTTCTTTGGGAACCGTAGTCGCTTCAAATGATGGCACTTTTACCCAGGACGCCGATTTGGAAAAAGGTCCAAACAGCTTTACCGCTCAGGCGGTTAACGACGCTAATCAGAAAAGCGATGTTTCCGAGGCCTATGTTGTCAGCTTCCTTTCCGGCCAGCCAAAGTTGGATTTATCCTCGCCCAAAGACGGCGACTCATTTAATAACCAGACTATTTCTGTCAGCGGGGCCACCGATCCGGGCGATACGGTTTCTATTAATGACCGGCTGGCGATTGTCGACAAAGACGGTAACTTTTCTTATTCCCTCAACCTAAACAGCGGAGACAACAAATTGAAGATCACGGCCACTGACCCGGCCGGCAACACTACCTCTAAAGAATTAACCGTCAAGTACCAGCAGTAGGAATAACCACTCCATGACCCAGGGGTACAAAAGAGTATTGTTGAACCAGGAGTGAACAAAAACTGCCAGAAAACTCGCTTTAAAAGCCAAACTTTTCTTCCCCGCAATCCACATCCCCCGCAAGACCCCAAGATAAGCGATCAGGCCGACGATTCCGGTTGTCGCCAGGACCAAAAGTATGGACGAATCTGCCCCGGCTCCGGCATGGCTTTGGGTACTGGCGTTAGTCACGTAGCGGTAGGCGTCAAAACCCCTGCCTAAAATCGGGGTCTTTTCCCAAATCATTACTGCCTGTTTCCAGTTATTAATTCGGGCGATGGCGCTGTTCTCCCGGCCGAGCTTGGTCCCTTCGCCCAGACTTTTCGGCAACAGGGGAATGGCAATCAGGAGAACTATAGTAGCAACAAGAATTATTTTTAATGACTTTTTGTACCAGGCGATGATCCCGAAACCAACCAGATAGGCCAAATACGACGCCCGGGAGTAAGTCAATAAAAGAGCGGTATAAATTATTGAAAATTGAAGAATTGAAAATTTGTTTAAAATTTTAAATTTAAAATTAAAAATTGAGAATAATCCTAAGGTCAGAATTATTCCCGTAAACCCCGGGTCTAGAAAGGTAGATATCAACCTAAAGTAATGTTCGTCCCAATTCTGGGCCGCTAAAAAAGTGGTATCCGGCATGAGAAGATATTGGGCAATACCGGCCAGAGCCACGATTAGAACTCCCGCAATTAAACCTTTTTTTATTAGCTCTTTTTCCTTCGTCTCCCTAAAAGCAAAATAGATCCCGGCATAGGCCAACCAACGAACTGCATACATCCCGGCAACCGCTAACTGGAAAGGTGTATAGCGGGAGATATTAACCAAAAGCGAAAGAGCCATGGCTGCAGCCCAGATCGCCACCGGCCAGAACAGCGCCGATTTTTTCCCGGTCCGCAGTTCCCGGATAATCCCGATTCCCCCGACTATACCAACTGCCAGATCATTCAGATGCAGCGTAACCCCGTTTCCCAAATCGAATCTTCCCAACTGCCCAAGCGGAAAAAGAATTAAGAGCAAAATTAACAGGTATTTCATTGCGTCTTATAGATAATTGCCCCGGTTAATTGATTCTCATAAATTTTAGTTCCCCGGTTCCCCTTATGGCTCTCGTTTCTCCCATATATTAAAGTGTAATCAGTCTTCTCCCCTTTATACCATGTTTCATCTACGAACGGAAAATCAACATAATATAGATTATGAAATCCTTTAACTAAAACCAGGTCGGAGCTCTTGATGTTTTCGGCAAACCACCCGTCGCAATCCACAAATACCGCCGTGGAAAAATCCAAGTTCTTGCAGAGATACTCCGTTCTGGTTTCTTTGCCGGTCAGATAGGGGATTATTTTTACATTTGCTGCCGATCGATAAGCAATGCTAAAAACCACAAAGACTCCGGCCAGGGCAACCAACCATCTTTTTTTACTAATCATCTGAGTTGCCAGAACGGCATAGACTGGTAAGTATGGCAGCAAATACCTGCCGCCGCCCCCCTGCGGCGTTACCAGCCAAAAAAGAAAAGTTGCCAGAGTATATGCCCAAAGGAAAAAGTTTGTCCGGTTTAAAAACGCCAGAAAGAATAAAGGATTTAACTTATTTTCGGTGAATAATCCAGACAAACTTGAATGCTCATTAGTATTTAAAATGCCCGCCCCCAGGGGATAAAAAGGATAACCGGTTTTTTGCCAAGCCCAGATAAACCACGGCCCGCCGAGAAAAACGGCCGGCAACAAAAAAGAAAAATTAAAACCGCTTAAAACAAACAGGATCGCCAGACTCCCAATGGCTAAAGTTTTGGTTCCGATGGCTAAACCTGCTGCGGTCCCGGCCATAACAAATTTTTTCTCCAACAACCAGTAAACCACGAGGGCTTCAAAAAACGTCCGGATTAGATCGACATAGGCACTCCCCGACAACCAGCCCAAAAGGGGAGTGGCATAAAAAATTACCGCCGCCAGTAAACTAAATTTTTGATCCAGGTATTTGCGGGCAATTTTATAAGTGACAAAGGCGGCTCCAATACCGGCCAGCCAACTGATTAGATGTGCTCCCAAATCCCCCGCCTCCCCCATCACCCGCATTGCTCCCAAAAACAAAAATTCTCCCAACCGGGGCATGGCCGAATAATAAAGCAGTCCGCCGGGAATAAAGTCAATTCTTCCCCACATTAAATAGAGTTTGGGAATTGTCAGGTGATACCACAAGGCGTCGAACCCCAGCTCCGGTCCTAACGCCCCAACCAAATTAACGAGCGCCGCAAAAATAAGAATCGCAGACAACATGAAGCCTCCGTTAATCCGCTTTAAATTCGTGAGAATCTTGGTCCTCATATTGTTTCACCCGGACAACCAGCGATTGAAAACTCATCATAAAAGCATGAACAAAACCCGCTGCTCCGTCCAAAAATCCCAGTCGCCAAAGATAATTTTGAAAAAACTTTGCTGCCGGGTTGGTCACTACCCGCCAATAGCTAAAAGTTTTTCCTTCCCGAACCAGTTCTCTCGCGTCAATGTCAGTGTAGTAATTAATTTTAGAAATAAAGTCGGCAATTGTCGTATGCGGATCATGGAGTAAGTAGTTCTTTAGCGTCGCCGCGTTTTTAATATCCCAATATTCATGGACGCTTCGTTTCCATTGTCCGGCGTCTTTTTTTCCCAGCCGAAGAAGTTTAATATTTCCGGTTTCTCCATGCCTGAGCCACTTTCCCAGGAAGAAATCTTTTCTTCGAATATAGTATCCGTAGTATTTATTATCAAGCCGCGAGATCTCCTCTTCCAGCTCCGCAGTCACTTCCTCGTCCGAATCCACAAACAGCACCCAGTCCGCTTCCGCTTTTTCCAAAAGAATGTTTCTTTCCGCGGCAAAATCCGTAATCGGACCGTTTTTTTTGAGAGTAACTTTAGAGAATTTCATAAACGGAATCTTTATCAAATCCGGCGACCTTTTTTAAACCAATTTTCCAGGAGTTGGGCGCCACCACTAATTTTATCCCCTTCCCCTTCAAAAAACTAATCGTTTCGGCGGAAGGAAAATCTTTTTGTAGCCATTTAACGCTTTCTTCCCATTCCTTCGGAGAAAAGCCGGAATAGCCGTTATACATCGGGTGCCAATGAATTGTAGAATAATATTCCCGCAGAGTTTCCGTTTCTACGCCCGGCTGGTCCCACCAGCCGTAAATGGGAAACTGAACAATTGGGGCTCCGGGGAAATTATCTTTTAGCCAACTCTGCTCCGGCGGAAAGTTCTTAACGGAAGGGACCTGGACATATTTTAAGGGCCAACTTATTTCCAGGAGAATGCCTATGGTCCCCAAAACGCACACAGCCCATTTTGTTTTCTCTTTTAGCCTGCCAACCCATAGGCCAATAACCATCGCAAATGCAAAGGCCATCAAAATTATCCACCGGGAGGGAGTTCTGATTCCTGCAAAACCGGGAACCAGGTAATAAAAAACCAGATAAGGCAAGGGAATTGCCGGAATCGGGCCAACATGAATTGTATTTCGAAAAACATGAAGACCCGGTCCCAGCGCTAAAATGAAAGAGCTCGCCGCTAAAATGACAAACGTTTTTGTGTATTTTTGTTTCCACATTTTTCTCACCCCGATCATGGCTGCCACTGTCAATAGCATAAACACGCCGCCCAGGTATCCGGGTGTCAGATTGTCTTTAATGCCTATGTATTGACTTAGCCGGCTCACAGTCCCGATATTTAGCAGGTCCGGAACCTGGAAAGAAAAATTAATCGCGTCAGTAATCGGCCGCTGGTAGTGAAATTGCCTTGATACTAAATAGTAAGGCAGCAAAAATGGCGCCGTTATTAAAATTGCCAATAACAAAAACCCGGCTAATCTTAATTTATCCTTAAACCCGCTAATTCCCCAAATTCCCCAGATTACCCCTATCGCCAGCAAAAAATAGAAAAACATGACGGTCGTCAGTGCCGCGGCCAAAAACATCAAAATAAACAAGCGGTATCTTTTCTGAAGCATGAATAAGGTCGCCAGAACAACCGGCCAAAAATTAAACAACTGCAAATGCGGCATATAATTTAGATGGATTATGGAGAAGGAAAAGAGAACTCCAATCAGAAAGGCCACCGGCTTATTTTTTGTTAGATAGTCCAACAATAAATACAGAGAAAAACCCGTCAAAGCAAAACCAAGAAGAAAATTAATGTTGTAAGCTAAAAGCGGTTCGCCGAAAATTTTGACAAACGGCAGGGCAATCAAGGCTTCGGGGAAGAGCAAATCAGAAAAAGCAAGAGTATTAATATAGGGATAAAAAATATTAGTGTTGTAACTAAAACTACGAACGTTCCAGTTCAGAATCCAAGTAATCAAAAGTCCGTCAATACGGTCAATAATGTTAATATTCATGTGCAAAATGAGCGGCCAGGTAACCCAAATTGTCAGCAACGAAAAGAGTCCAAGAACCAGTAAGTTCTTTCGCATTTGATTAGTTATCGTACTTCCCTGGCTACTCTGATAGCCATAAACCCGAGGGCCAGCGGCCAAAAAATAGGGGCCACCCATTTACGGATAAACAGAAAATTACTCTTTAGATTTTGCCGTATTTTAAACTGATCACGAGTAAACCGGTGTTCCGAAATGTTATGCTCTACTATTATATTAGGATCTACAGCTACTTTAAGACCTGCCGCTTTCGCCCGTAAACAAAAGTCCGCGTCTTCGAAATAAAGAAAAAAGCGCTCGTCAAAAAATCCGATCTTTTCAAAAACCCCTTTTTTCACCACCATGCATGCCCCCGATACATATTCGATATTTTTTTTCAAACCCCTCACTTCCCCCATATCCCCAACTTCTGTGTGGGTAGTTCTTCCCAAAACCCAATTCACTTTTCCTCCCATGTCATAAACCCATTTCCCTTTGCGCCTAAACCTCAACACTGGGCTGACAATATCCGAATCCGCGTCAATCCGCTCCAAATCCGCGGAAATCTTAACGTCAGGATTCACTAGGAGTACTCTCTCTGCTCCCCGCTTCAGCGCCACCTTTATCCCCTTGTTTACCCCTCCCGCAAATCCAATGTTGTCCTCAGTATTATCTACAACCACCACCCCCAAATCCCCCACAGCCCTCAACTCCCCCGCCAGTTTCCTGACTTTCTCATGGCTCTTGAA
The Patescibacteria group bacterium genome window above contains:
- the obgE gene encoding GTPase ObgE; this translates as MLIDEAEIEVSGGHGGAGKASFFKKGRGPDGGNGGDGGDLYFESTTDLTALNRYASKKKFAASDGEPGGSNRKSGHNALDLTLLAPIGTDLFDLETEELFSLDNPNTRVLICKGGAGGLGNADRANARMTTPTKAQPGLPGQKRRLKLTLKLIADFGLVGLPNAGKSSLLNALTNANAPVGDYPFTTLEPNLGAVNGKIIADIPGLIEGASRGKGLGDRFLKHIEKVPVILHCIAADSTNPLADYNTIRQELKQYNPELLNKQEIILMTKADLANNPAFKKLKKKITPVSILDDTSLERLKDLIQHQKFPTGP
- a CDS encoding SHOCT domain-containing protein, translated to MMWGYGYGPYMGYGFLPIIGWVFSWIFFIVVIVLAIRFFRGGRWHDHDRSAEILRERYAKGEISKKEFEEMKKDLQ
- a CDS encoding Ig-like domain-containing protein, with the protein product MMRSPYSRLQQRYTKQTQQRLILSLIGSIILVVILVIYGLPALFNLTGTISSFRRGNSATVSSDNTVAPTTPELSQDLTATSSAHTKVHGVADPNITVEIFQNGRSLGTVVASNDGTFTQDADLEKGPNSFTAQAVNDANQKSDVSEAYVVSFLSGQPKLDLSSPKDGDSFNNQTISVSGATDPGDTVSINDRLAIVDKDGNFSYSLNLNSGDNKLKITATDPAGNTTSKELTVKYQQ
- a CDS encoding O-antigen ligase family protein translates to MKYLLILLLILFPLGQLGRFDLGNGVTLHLNDLAVGIVGGIGIIRELRTGKKSALFWPVAIWAAAMALSLLVNISRYTPFQLAVAGMYAVRWLAYAGIYFAFRETKEKELIKKGLIAGVLIVALAGIAQYLLMPDTTFLAAQNWDEHYFRLISTFLDPGFTGIILTLGLFSIFNFKFKILNKFSILQFSIIYTALLLTYSRASYLAYLVGFGIIAWYKKSLKIILVATIVLLIAIPLLPKSLGEGTKLGRENSAIARINNWKQAVMIWEKTPILGRGFDAYRYVTNASTQSHAGAGADSSILLVLATTGIVGLIAYLGVLRGMWIAGKKSLAFKASFLAVFVHSWFNNTLLYPWVMEWLFLLLVLDG
- a CDS encoding glycosyltransferase family 2 protein codes for the protein MKTIAVIVDFKSHEKVRKLAGELRAVGDLGVVVVDNTEDNIGFAGGVNKGIKVALKRGAERVLLVNPDVKISADLERIDADSDIVSPVLRFRRKGKWVYDMGGKVNWVLGRTTHTEVGDMGEVRGLKKNIEYVSGACMVVKKGVFEKIGFFDERFFLYFEDADFCLRAKAAGLKVAVDPNIIVEHNISEHRFTRDQFKIRQNLKSNFLFIRKWVAPIFWPLALGFMAIRVAREVR